The following proteins come from a genomic window of Montipora capricornis isolate CH-2021 chromosome 9, ASM3666992v2, whole genome shotgun sequence:
- the LOC138014968 gene encoding uncharacterized protein: MASAKSKPVPRKDKICVWTLPEGSQPAVRVQVESGKIRAEDLLEIVGKTLEIHASNLQFFGLFRGIENPTKKYGNNELIFLPCRSVISFQKWSFDIPREQKYLKTDAGAMRLISVHCVEDIRSGRIKPKPEHIPLIEEYRNPVFPCDKQYVELCQKMFGYGYVYLYDCTVKNDLKVKDVRLNEGMKVDLIANRRGLMLKSDKTAFFAPWRKIRRWSQVQGDSVHFEVYFTEELRFDWIEVETEQVAYLMSVIAECIYLMQKDYNEPEAASSSWTGSSLKKKLTWKLIKSELFSKKNKEEENEDDDDEACQGFDNLEEEASTDEGSEDEEEVKEAMAASSRRGSQYLF; the protein is encoded by the exons ATGGCGTCCGCTAAGTCGAAACCTGTGCCTCGAAAAGACAAGATATGCGTGTGGACTCTACCTGAAGGCTCGCAACCTGCAGTTCGTGTTCAAGTAGAATCAGGAAAAATCCGCGCTGAGGATCTCCTTGAAATAGTTGGTAAAACATTAGAAATTCACGCCAGCAACTTGCAGTTTTTTGGATTGTTCCGTGGGATCGAAAATCCAACAAAAAAATACGGCAATAACGAGTTGATTTTTCTTCCTTGTCGCTCAGTTATTTCATTTCAAAAGTGGTCATTCGATATTCCAAGAGAACAGAAATATCTGAAGACAGACGCGGGTGCGATGCGGTTAATTTCCGTACATTGCGTCGAAGATATCAGATCAGGAAGAATAAAACCTAAGCCGGAACATATCCCTCTCATAGAGGAGTACAGAAATCCTGTTTTTCCATGCGATAAACAATACGTCGAACTTTGTCAAAAGATGTTTGGGTATGGTTATGTTTATCTTTATGATTGCACTGTTAAAAACGATTTAAAGGTGAAAGATGTAAGATTAAATGAAGGAATGAAGGTCGACTTGATTGCCAATAGAAGAGGATTAATGCTCAAATCAG ATAAGACAGCGTTTTTCGCTCCGTGGAGAAAGATACGCCGCTGGTCACAAGTGCAAGGTGATAGTGTCCACTTTGAAGTTTACTTCACAGAGGAATTGCGGTTTGATTGGATCGAGGTTGAGACCGAGCAGGTGGCTTACCTAATGTCCGTCATCGCAGAGTGCATCTACCTAATGCAAAAAGATTACAATGAACCGGAAGCTGCTTCGAGCAGCTGGACCGGAAGCTCTCTTAAGAAAAAACTGACATGGAAGCTTATCAAGAGTGAACTCTTCTCTAAGAAAAACAAGGAAGAggaaaatgaagatgacgatgatgaggCTTGCCAAGGGTTCGATAATTTGGAAGAGGAGGCTTCAACTGACGAAGGGTCTGAAGACGAGGAGGAGGTGAAGGAAGCTATGGCTGCGTCTTCACGCCGTGGATCTCAATACCTTTTTTGA